GGTCTACTGGTGGTTCGGCCTGCTCCATCTCCCCTTGTTCATCCTGGGGGTTTACGGGCTGGTCATTTCCTGTCAAAATAATAGGGTCGAGTGACCGTGAAGGAGGAGTTAACATGTTAAAAAAGCTCGGGATCGTTCTGGGGATTATCCTGCTGGTGATCATCTGTTTGGCCGGGGTGTTCTATCTCCGCGCTCAGTCAATGGCCAGCAATATTAAACACCAATACGCGAGCATCAAGCCGCTCGACCTGGCCAAAGTAACCGACGGGGTCTATGCGGGGAGCTTCGGCGACTTCCTCGTCTCCGTCAAGGTCCAGGTGACGGTCAAGCGCCACCGGATCGCCGAGGTCAAGATCATGGAGCAGAAATGCGGCCCCGGCTACGAAGCGCTTGACACGACCAACCGGATCGTCAAAGCGCAATCGCCCAAGGTCGACGCCGTGACCGGCGCCTCGGGCAGCAGCATGGCGATCATGATCGCCGTCAATCGGGCGCTGACCGGTAAGTAATGCATGAAAATTAAAACGGCTTTTGCCCTGCTGTTCGTCACCGTTGCCATCGCCGCCGGCTGCACCACTTCCCCCACTCCCGCCTTTGACTCGGCGACCGTCGCGGCCTTCGATAAGATCATGAGCGACATGAAGACTTACGCCAGCGCCGAGGGATTTGTCCTCCTGGTCTCGGTCCCCGGCAAAGGCGATTATCTGGGCGTAAAAGGAACGGACGAGGTCGCCACCGGCTCGGCGATCGACCCCCGCAAGCTATTCCGCGCCGGCAGCATCACCAAGACCTTTACCAACACCGTTACCCTGCAGCTGGTCGACGAAGGGTTGATCAGCCTGGAAGCGACGGTCGACAAATACCTCACCGGCATTCCGAGCGGCGACGTTATCACCATCAAGATGCTGCTCAATCACACCAGCGGCCTGCCCAATTACACCGCTTCGTCCGCCTTCTGGACCGCGATCGCGGCCGACCGGTTCCACAAGT
This window of the Candidatus Margulisiibacteriota bacterium genome carries:
- a CDS encoding FMN-binding protein, producing the protein MLKKLGIVLGIILLVIICLAGVFYLRAQSMASNIKHQYASIKPLDLAKVTDGVYAGSFGDFLVSVKVQVTVKRHRIAEVKIMEQKCGPGYEALDTTNRIVKAQSPKVDAVTGASGSSMAIMIAVNRALTGK